One part of the Bacteroidia bacterium genome encodes these proteins:
- a CDS encoding TRAP transporter substrate-binding protein produces the protein MRKPISTISSWIFLFLLFSLHIQCTERAEPEYLFRVSLWANEQHTWAKAFHHFAETVQQASDGRMKIEIYLSEQLAKENESIRLIQADIIDMTVTGSVLSNWIEIATFCELPFLLKDSTEMKELIEGPIGKRIEQEILEKTGLRPLTYFSRGPRHLTSNRPIKHPDDLNGLILRVPSVPSFVTAWNAIGAKVTPMAFSEVFTALQQGTIEAQENPFDLIQNGSLYEVQKYINLTGHVISWSYPVVGEKQFQRLPPDLQQIFLEAAQEMHDYEHALFLENEKTIQDKLKERGMEFIEVDKAAFQAKCEKVIYESLSDEMKEVYQSLLDGREKAK, from the coding sequence ATGCGAAAGCCCATCTCTACAATATCAAGCTGGATATTCCTTTTTCTGCTATTTTCCCTCCATATCCAATGCACGGAAAGAGCCGAGCCGGAGTATCTTTTTCGCGTCAGCCTCTGGGCGAATGAGCAGCATACCTGGGCAAAGGCTTTTCATCATTTTGCAGAAACCGTCCAGCAGGCTTCGGATGGTAGAATGAAAATAGAGATTTATTTATCCGAACAGCTAGCCAAAGAAAATGAATCCATTCGCCTCATACAGGCAGACATCATTGATATGACCGTCACGGGTTCTGTCCTTAGCAATTGGATTGAAATTGCCACCTTTTGTGAATTGCCCTTTCTCCTAAAGGATTCCACCGAGATGAAAGAGCTGATTGAAGGCCCTATCGGAAAGCGCATTGAACAAGAAATTCTGGAGAAAACCGGCCTCAGGCCCTTGACCTATTTTTCAAGAGGTCCCAGGCATTTGACCTCCAATCGTCCTATCAAACATCCGGATGACCTAAACGGTCTGATTCTTCGAGTTCCCAGTGTTCCTTCTTTTGTTACCGCCTGGAATGCGATCGGAGCGAAAGTCACTCCTATGGCTTTTTCGGAAGTCTTTACAGCCCTTCAACAAGGAACCATAGAAGCTCAGGAAAATCCCTTTGACCTCATTCAGAATGGGAGCCTATATGAAGTTCAAAAGTATATCAATTTGACGGGACATGTGATTAGCTGGAGCTATCCGGTAGTGGGCGAAAAGCAGTTCCAAAGACTACCGCCAGATTTGCAGCAAATCTTCCTGGAAGCTGCTCAGGAAATGCATGATTACGAACATGCCCTATTCCTCGAAAATGAGAAAACGATTCAGGACAAACTCAAGGAAAGAGGCATGGAATTTATTGAAGTTGACAAAGCAGCTTTTCAGGCAAAATGTGAGAAGGTGATTTATGAAAGCCTTTCGGATGAGATGAAAGAA
- a CDS encoding YiaA/YiaB family inner membrane protein, with protein MSSNVKNQHTAAWRFQVWASFLISGGLTLGGIFYLPVDFWIKGYLAMGILFLIGSCFSLAKTLRDDHEATDFVNRVQKAKTEKILSEFEPGG; from the coding sequence ATGAGTTCGAATGTAAAAAATCAACACACAGCAGCCTGGAGATTTCAAGTCTGGGCCTCCTTTCTAATTTCAGGAGGACTTACCCTCGGAGGTATTTTCTATTTGCCGGTAGACTTTTGGATTAAAGGTTATCTCGCTATGGGAATTCTCTTTCTGATCGGTTCCTGTTTTTCTCTTGCGAAAACATTGCGAGATGATCATGAAGCCACAGACTTTGTCAATCGGGTTCAGAAAGCAAAGACGGAAAAGATATTGAGTGAGTTTGAGCCGGGAGGATAA
- a CDS encoding CaiB/BaiF CoA-transferase family protein, translating into MGPLAGIKIIEIAGLGPGPFAGMMLADMGADVILVERRLDTSKTRIPDCNRRGKKSIAINLKDPEGVETLLKLVEKADALLEGFRPGVMERLGIGPDVCMQRNPKLVYGRMTGWGQYGPLSHAAGHDINYISLTGALGAIGNAGSKPVPPLNLVGDYGGGAMFLVCGMLAALLESQKSGKGQVIDVAMTDGSAVLMSIFNSLHKMGLWKAERGINMLDSGAHYYDTYECKDGKFVSIGSIEPQFYALLMQKAELSPEDFKSQNNSSKWPEQKEKLVAIFKAKTQAEWCEIMEGSDVCFAPVLDFIEAQSHPHNVARETYIEVDGFMQPAPAPRFSRTPSEVKHGSRASGEDTEEVLSSWGIS; encoded by the coding sequence ATGGGACCACTCGCAGGAATAAAGATCATTGAAATAGCCGGTTTAGGGCCAGGCCCCTTTGCAGGCATGATGCTGGCCGATATGGGAGCTGATGTGATATTGGTTGAAAGAAGGCTGGATACGAGTAAGACTCGGATTCCAGATTGCAACCGACGAGGGAAAAAATCTATTGCCATCAATCTCAAAGATCCTGAAGGAGTGGAAACCCTATTGAAGTTGGTGGAAAAAGCAGATGCTCTGCTGGAAGGATTTCGTCCGGGAGTAATGGAAAGGCTGGGCATAGGGCCAGATGTCTGTATGCAAAGAAATCCCAAATTAGTGTATGGCAGGATGACAGGTTGGGGTCAATATGGGCCCTTGTCGCATGCTGCAGGACATGACATCAACTACATTTCCCTAACGGGTGCACTTGGAGCCATTGGAAATGCAGGAAGCAAACCAGTCCCTCCCCTGAATTTGGTGGGCGATTATGGAGGGGGAGCTATGTTTTTGGTTTGTGGAATGCTCGCGGCCCTCTTAGAGTCCCAAAAATCTGGAAAAGGCCAGGTAATCGATGTAGCCATGACAGATGGATCAGCTGTATTGATGTCCATTTTCAATTCCCTCCATAAAATGGGCCTTTGGAAAGCTGAAAGAGGCATCAATATGTTGGATTCAGGCGCTCATTATTATGATACCTATGAATGCAAAGACGGAAAGTTTGTTTCCATCGGTTCTATAGAACCGCAGTTCTATGCCTTACTTATGCAAAAGGCAGAACTTTCGCCCGAAGACTTCAAATCCCAAAATAACTCCTCGAAATGGCCGGAACAGAAAGAAAAATTGGTTGCGATATTTAAAGCAAAGACCCAGGCAGAATGGTGTGAGATCATGGAAGGGAGTGATGTATGCTTCGCGCCAGTGTTGGATTTTATTGAGGCACAAAGTCATCCGCATAATGTAGCCCGCGAAACCTATATCGAAGTAGATGGCTTCATGCAACCCGCGCCTGCTCCCAGATTTAGTAGAACTCCCTCTGAGGTAAAGCATGGTTCCAGGGCATCTGGAGAAGACACAGAAGAAGTCCTTAGTTCCTGGGGAATCAGTTAA